Proteins encoded within one genomic window of Humulus lupulus chromosome 1, drHumLupu1.1, whole genome shotgun sequence:
- the LOC133789077 gene encoding pathogenesis-related protein 1-like has product MESRSLVRISQALLFMTCIVGFAIAQDSQQDFLNAHNSARAMVGVGPLSWDDRVASYAQQYANQRIGDCNLVHSGGPYGENIAWGSADLSGVDAVKMWVNEKADYDYNSNTCAAGKVCGHYTQVVWRNSVRLGCAKVRCNNNKGTFITCNYDPPGNFVGQRPY; this is encoded by the coding sequence ATGGAGTCAAGATCACTGGTCAGGATTTCGCAAGCACTACTATTCATGACATGTATAGTAGGGTTTGCCATTGCCCAAGACAGTCAACAAGACTTCCTCAACGCCCATAACTCGGCTCGCGCGATGGTTGGCGTCGGGCCACTGAGTTGGGATGACAGGGTGGCGTCGTACGCGCAGCAGTATGCCAACCAACGCATAGGTGACTGCAATCTGGTGCACTCCGGAGGGCCTTATGGCGAGAACATTGCGTGGGGCAGCGCAGACCTTTCTGGCGTTGATGCCGTGAAAATGTGGGTGAATGAGAAGGCCGACTACGATTACAACTCGAACACCTGCGCTGCTGGCAAGGTTTGCGGGCACTACACTCAGGTGGTGTGGCGGAACTCGGTTCGTTTGGGGTGTGCTAAGGTGCGGTGCAACAACAATAAGGGTACCTTCATCACTTGCAACTATGATCCCCCAGGCAACTTTGTTGGCCAGCGCCCTTACTAA